GGGGTGTTGATCGGGCCGCCAAACGCACTGGATGCGCCAAAACCAACATCGTCCAGCAAAACAACGAGGACGTTGGGCGCACCTTCTGGCGGCCGTATGGGGGTGATGGGTGGGAACTTTGTTTCGGGGTCTTTGGCATCAAAGGTGATCAACTCGGTGTTGGGTTGGTCGGGAATGGGTAAGGTGTCTCTGGATCGTTGGCTTGACATGCTTTGTTGTCTCCTTGGTTAATTGATCAATTGTGTTTCAGAATCCATACGGACGCGATTCTTCAACACGATGAAAACGCCTATCATATATTTTACCATGCCCCGAGTGCGCACAACAGGGCCAAAATGATGCAAAAATGATGTAGTTTCTGGAGTTGACCTTACACCGAAGCAGGAAGAATGCCCAACGCAATGGCCTTTTCCACCGCCTGCCAGCGTCCGCTGACCTGTAGTTTCTGGTAGATGTTGCTGGCGTGCCGTCTCACCGTTGCCGGCGAGATGAACAGCTCCGCTGCGATTTCTTTGTCCCGATAGCGCCGGGCCAGCAGCGCCAACACCTCAAGTTCCCGATCCGTCAAAGGTTCGGGCAGACGCGGCTGGCCGGAGACAGGCAAATCTGGTGGGGACAGAGGAAAGGCCGCCACGATCTGTGCGATGAAATCCTGAACCACGCCTTTTTGCCCCAGTTCGTTCAAAAGACTGGCCATCACCGGTTCCAGTTCCAGGAATGGGCGAATCCAAGCGTCTGGTTCGGCCAGGGTTACGGCGCGTTCCAAAACAATCAGAGCTTGCCCTGTTCGCCCCTGCTTTTCGTAAACCAACGCCTGTAACGACAGCAGTTCAATCATCTGTCTGGTGTTGTAAGTGGCTTCAGCTGCCAGCAGATAGTCATCGAGCTTGTTCGCTGCTTCTCGCAAGCTGCCGGGCGTCCCCTGGGCAATGAGCACCCGGCACTGTGTGATGTGGGGAATCTCCAACCAGTAAAACATGATGCCGGCGTCGGTCGTCAGGTCATCTGTCTGCGCCCAACGCACCGCCGATTTTTGATCACCTTGCAAGAGGGCGAGACGGGCCTGGCACGAACGAGCAATGGCGACATAAGCGGGATCGTTGGTATCCTGGGCAGATTCAAGCAATAGCGCCATCGTCGCCGTGGCTTTGTCTGGCTGTCCGAGAGCCTGATAGGTGAGCGTCAATCCAGCCAGGCTGTCAACCGCGGCTCTTGTGTGCAGGAAGTATCGTCCATTCAGCGCGGATTCGAAGTAATGAAGCGCTTTCTCCAGGTCGTTCCGGAAATAATGGATGTACCCGTGCATATATGACGTCCATGTTTTGACATAGGTGTTGTCACTTTCTGCCGCCGCATTTCTCGCTTGCTGCGTCACCCGCTCCGCCAAGAGTAACTCACCCGAAAGAAAATGGACATGAATGAGCGCCCCTAACAAGCGGGTCATGCGCACGGCTTGCGGCGTTTGCTCGTAGTAGAGCGAATTTGTCAATGTCTGGACGACCATCTCCTTTTGTCCGCTCATCTGGCTTGCCACCGCCCAAAAGACCTCCGCCTCTCCCCGGCCCTGATGATACGATCTGGGAATCAATGCCAGGGCGCGCTGAAAAAGGTCCAGGCTTTGCGCTGTCTGACCTTGCCAGAACCAATGATGCCCCCAGAAAAACGCCACTTCGCCCCATGAACCTTTGTCTGTTTCATCATCGCTCAAGAGCAATTCAATAGATTCGAGGAGTGGGGGAATCGCCCGAAGCTTGAACGAAAAAAACGACACCCAGGCCTGGGCCAGTAGAAGTCCCGGTCGCTGCTGCTTGATCTCATCTGGCAATCTGGCTAGCCACTTTTCGAGAACATACCATTGGTCGGCGTTCAGTATGTCGCGTCTGTTTTGTTCGATGAGTTCAGCGGCGACGACCGCGTCCCCGGCAGCCAGGGCGTGGTGAATCGCTTCGTCGATCAGGTCGTTTTGGGCAAACCAGGCGCTGGCGCTGCGATGGAGTTGGGCAATGCCATCCGCATCAAGGCTCTTGTCCAACCGAGCCTTCAACAAATACTGAAACAGGTGATGGTAGCGATACCACTGGCGCTGATCGTCCAGCGAGATGACAAACAAGTCAGCCTGCATCAGCCAGTTCAGGAAGTCCTGTCCGCCGATGTGTTGCGATCCCGGCTCGGCGTCACACATAGCCTCGCACAGCGGTGCGCAGAAGCGATCCAGGATAGAAGTTCTCAGCAGGCGTTTCTGGATTGCCTGTGGTTGGT
This genomic window from Chloroflexota bacterium contains:
- a CDS encoding LuxR C-terminal-related transcriptional regulator produces the protein MEPTTLIYTKLNRPRVVSDLVERPRLVGKMNKGLERKLTVVAAPAGYGKSTLVAEWLETCERPGAWLSLDENDSDLVVYLNYFIAAVQSVFPDAGRETSALLQSPELPPLPVLTGTLINELDHIEQPFILALDDYHLIHDLAVQDLMDELLRHPPRTLHLVLISRLNPPLNLRRLRARGQMVEVRVQDLRFTKAETSAFVQTTMGAPVDQATAALLQEKTEGWVTGLRLSMLSLHGPEDLDQLSIKLPGERLATEYLFQEVFENQPQAIQKRLLRTSILDRFCAPLCEAMCDAEPGSQHIGGQDFLNWLMQADLFVISLDDQRQWYRYHHLFQYLLKARLDKSLDADGIAQLHRSASAWFAQNDLIDEAIHHALAAGDAVVAAELIEQNRRDILNADQWYVLEKWLARLPDEIKQQRPGLLLAQAWVSFFSFKLRAIPPLLESIELLLSDDETDKGSWGEVAFFWGHHWFWQGQTAQSLDLFQRALALIPRSYHQGRGEAEVFWAVASQMSGQKEMVVQTLTNSLYYEQTPQAVRMTRLLGALIHVHFLSGELLLAERVTQQARNAAAESDNTYVKTWTSYMHGYIHYFRNDLEKALHYFESALNGRYFLHTRAAVDSLAGLTLTYQALGQPDKATATMALLLESAQDTNDPAYVAIARSCQARLALLQGDQKSAVRWAQTDDLTTDAGIMFYWLEIPHITQCRVLIAQGTPGSLREAANKLDDYLLAAEATYNTRQMIELLSLQALVYEKQGRTGQALIVLERAVTLAEPDAWIRPFLELEPVMASLLNELGQKGVVQDFIAQIVAAFPLSPPDLPVSGQPRLPEPLTDRELEVLALLARRYRDKEIAAELFISPATVRRHASNIYQKLQVSGRWQAVEKAIALGILPASV